TTGATAGTGAGACAGGATTCCCTGTCGAAACAGACCTCGCTAGCCTAACGATTATCTCTGATAAATCCGTTGATGGTGAGATTTGGACAACGCGCCTTTTCGGAGAACGAAGCGCTTCTATCCTCTGGCAAGTCGAAAGTATAGATGGTATTGAAGCCATCCTCATCGACAAAGAGGGACGCCTTGCATGTTCTTCAGGCCTTCAAAATTGTATTATGTAAAAAGAGAAAGGAAATCTCATGCTAAAACTTATTGCCATTGTTGGAACGAACTCTAAACGTTCTACAAACCGCCAATTGCTCCAATACATGCAAAAACACTTTGCTGATAAAGCTGAAATTGAACTCGTTGAAATCAAGGATATCCCTGTTTTCAACAAACCAGCAGATAAGCAACTTCCAGCTGAAATTCTTGAGATTGCAGCTAAAATTGAAGAGGCTGATGGTGTGATTATCGGTACTCCTGAGTACGACCACTCTATCCCTGCGGTATTGATGAGCGCTCTTGCTTGGCTATCTTACGGTATCTACCCACTTTTGAACAAACCAATCATGATCACTGGTGCTTCTTACGGTACACTTGGTTCATCTCGTGCCCAATTGCAACTTCGTCAAATCTTGAATGCTCCTGAAATCAAGGCAAATGTTCTTCCAGATGAATTCTTGCTCTCACACTCTCTTCAAGCATTTAACCCAAGTGGTGACTTGGTTGACCTTGATGTCATCAAGAAATTGGATGCCATCTTTGATGACTTCCGTATCTTTGTGAAGATTACTGAAAAATTGCGCAATGCACAAGAATTGCTTCGCAAAGATGCAGAAGAATTTGACTGGGAAAATTTGTAAGATAGGAGACCGAAAGAATGAAATTTGTTGGACTTGTTGGATCAAACTACGATCAATCATATAACCGCAAACTCTTGGAATTTATCCGTCGCAATTTCAAATTCAAATTTGAATTAGAAGTCCTTGAAATCGACGAAGTTCCAATGTTTAACCAAGACGAAAAATGGGACGAAAGCTTCCAATTGCGTTTCTTGTATAACAAGATTACACGTGCTGATGGTGTCATTATCGCCACTCCTGAGCACAACCACACTATCTCAGCTTCGCTCAAATCTGTACTTGAATGGCTTTCATACGAAGTTCATCCATTTGAAAACAAACCTGTTATGATTGTGGGAGCATCATACTACGACCAAGGAACTTCACGTGCCCAGGTTCACCTTCGTAAAATCCTTGACGCTCCAGGTGTCAATGCCTACACACTTCCAGGAAATGAGTTCCTTCTTGGTAAAGCCAAAGAAGCTTTTGATAACAATGGAAACATCACCAACGAAGGCACTGTTAAATTCCTTGAAACTTGCTTAGATAACTTTGTTAAATACGTAGGAGTCGTTTCGAAATTGAAAAAACCAAAACCAATCGAACCAGAAGACTTGGATTGTGGAAAACCAATTGCAACAACCATTACAGAAGTTGACCCTGACGATCCAGAATGGGTAGAAAAAGTTGCAGCAATCACTGGCGCTGTTTCTGGTGATACCTATGTCAAATTGGACCACGGTATCCTGACAGTTAACCAAATCGATATGTTCTTGAAAGCTATGCCATTTGAATTGACATACGCTGACGATAACAACCAATTCCTCTACTACAACAACGCTCACCAAGATCCAGACACCATGTTTGCTAAACGTGTACCACCTCAATCAGGTAGCCGTATGTCAACTGTGCATGGTTCTCTTCCGCCAGCACGCATGAAGAATGTAGAGTGGGTTATCGGAACACTTCGCAACGGAAACCAAGAATATGTTCGTACGATTGTTCCAGGTTCCCCTGCAGGTGTTATCAACACTCACAACTACCAAGCTATGTACTATCCTGACGGATCATACGCTGGTATCAATGAAATCGTCTTTAACTTCCAACCATGGCTTGACTGGTACCTAAAAGAAACGGGTCAACGTTTGGTGGGTGGTAGCGGACCTTTTGCTCCTGCTACCGGAGGTCATGGAGACGCAGATGCTACTTCTGGCGCTTCTGATTCAGGGGATGCTGGAGGCCACGGTGGTGACGCTGACGCTACTTCTGGCGCAAGCAACTAAGAAACCAAAAAGGAGCCATTTGGCTCCTTCTTTTTTATTACAACAGACAAGGGGCTTGTAAATCATCTACAAACCCCTTTCATTTTATGAGTTAGGATCATCTAAACTACGGCCGTGTAAACCTTTTTCACGTTGTACTTGGCGTAGTTTTTCTGGTGTAACGTCATTTCCTTCCTCGTCCACAACTTTGATTCCTTCAATGTGGTGACGAACAGAACGACGATAGCCTTCGATGTATTCCTCACGAAGCTTAGCTTGTTCCACTTTTTCAGCAGAAGTTAGACCTTCTGTTTTTTTCTTTTTAGCAAGCTCGTTGATACGAGCAATTTTTTTCGGATCCATTTCTTCTCCTTTGTAATAAGATACAGTCCATTTGACTGAGTTTATTTCGTATTGATTTGGTTAAAACGTACGAGCTTAGCTGCTTTCTTGGTTAGTTGCGACAAGATTGCCAAACGATTTTGTCGAACAGTCTGATCTTCAGCCATTACCATGGTATTTTCAAAGAAAGCATCAATAATTGGGCTAAGCGCAAAGAGTTGTTCTAATTGCTGGTTTGCAGTTCCTGACAAAACGAGTGATTCTACCGCCTCCGCCAAAGCTTTTTCTTCTTCATTCTCAAAGAGGGCAGGATCAACCGTGTCAAAACCTTCTGCCTTATCCGCCAAGTTGAAGGCACGTGAGAGGGATTCGACAGACGATTTGAAATCTTCTTTCTTGCTTGCTTCTACGAGAGCACTTGCTACTTCCAACATATCCGCCACGACAAAGTTTGAACTTGCAAGAACTGCTTCCTTGATATCTTTTGGAGTAGAACCCATCATCTTATCAACACGAGCCTTGATAAAGTCCATAACCTCTGCTTTATTTTCATAAGTCAAGCTGTCAAATTTCAAACTGTAAAGGCTATCGATCAACTCATCCATAGCAATATGCCAACCAAAGGCATCCAAGATACGAACTACACCTTGGGTCGCACGACGAAGAGCATAAGGGTCATTAGAACCTGATGGAATCAAGCCCACTGAGAAGAAACTCAAAATCGTATCCAATTTGTCTGCAATGGCTAGAATGGCTCCCACCTTACTCTCTGGAAGAGCTCCGTCAGCTGATGTAGGCATGTAGTGTTCACGAATAGCAGCCGCAACTGCTGGAGTTTCTCCAGCAAGAAGGGCATATTTTTCACCCATAATACCTTGGAGCTCATCAAACTCACCAACCATACCCGTCAACAAGTCAAACTTGTAAATAGCTGCCGCACGCGCTAGGTCAACTGTTTCATCCACTGACAAGCCAGCTTTTTCTGCCAAGAGAATGGCAATCTGCCCCGTACGAATCATGTGTTCACGAAGGGAACCAATCTTCTCATGGAAAGTCACATGGTTCAATTTTTCAACAAGATCTGAAATGACCAATTTTTGGTCTTCACGCCAGAAGAATTCACCGTCTTCCAAACGAGCAACTAAGACTTTTTCATTACCCTTGATAACATTTTCCAAATGCTCTGCGTTTCCGTTACGGACTGAAATGAAGTTTGGCAAGAGTTTACCGTCTTGATCACGAACAACAAAGTAACGTTGGTGTTCTTTCATCGAAGTTACCAAAACTTCTTCTGGAACTTCAAGGTATTTTGCATCAAAACTTCCCATAAAGGCAGTTGGGTATTCAACCAAGTTCAAGACTTCATTCAGCAAGTCAGCATCAATTTCGATACGGACCCCATGTTCAGCCTCGATTGCTTTGATTTGATCAACAATCATTTGCTCACGTTCACGAGGATCCGCGATTACAAACTGCTTACGAAGATCTTCTTCGTAGCTCAATACTGACTGAATCTTAGTTTCTTGCCCCAAGAAACGATGACCACGACTTACACGACCGCCCTTGATATCAAGGAAATTCAAGTCAAACTCTTGCTCGTCCAAGAGAACAGTCAAAGTGTGTACAGGGCGGATATATTCAAAAGTGTTGTTAGCCCAGTGCATGCTGACAGGGAAAGTCAGTGACTTCAAGACGTCTACTACACCTGGAACAATGGCTTCAACTGGTTGCCCCACTTCTTCCTTGGTAACATAGACATATTCTTCACCCTTGATTTCACGGAATTCGATATCTTCAACCGTCAAGCCTTTTCCACGAACAAATCCTTGAGCTGCTTTGGTGAAGTTTCCATCACTATCCAAGGCAATTTTCTTTGCTGGACCCTTGAAATCTTCTGTCAAATCAGACTGTTTGTCTGCAAGACCAGTCACACGAACAGCTAAACGACGTGGTGTTGAGAAGGTTTGAATGGCTTCAAAAGAAAGGCGGTTTTCCTTGAGGAAGGTTGCCATTTTTTCACCTAGTTGTTTTTCGCTTGGAGTTACTACGTAGGCTGGTAACTCTTCAAGACCGAGTTCTACTAATAAGTTTTTTGTCATGTTTTTTCCTTTACATCTTCTTCAATCTTTTCTTTTGATATACA
This Streptococcus oralis DNA region includes the following protein-coding sequences:
- a CDS encoding NADPH-dependent FMN reductase, giving the protein MLKLIAIVGTNSKRSTNRQLLQYMQKHFADKAEIELVEIKDIPVFNKPADKQLPAEILEIAAKIEEADGVIIGTPEYDHSIPAVLMSALAWLSYGIYPLLNKPIMITGASYGTLGSSRAQLQLRQILNAPEIKANVLPDEFLLSHSLQAFNPSGDLVDLDVIKKLDAIFDDFRIFVKITEKLRNAQELLRKDAEEFDWENL
- a CDS encoding NAD(P)H-dependent oxidoreductase; amino-acid sequence: MKFVGLVGSNYDQSYNRKLLEFIRRNFKFKFELEVLEIDEVPMFNQDEKWDESFQLRFLYNKITRADGVIIATPEHNHTISASLKSVLEWLSYEVHPFENKPVMIVGASYYDQGTSRAQVHLRKILDAPGVNAYTLPGNEFLLGKAKEAFDNNGNITNEGTVKFLETCLDNFVKYVGVVSKLKKPKPIEPEDLDCGKPIATTITEVDPDDPEWVEKVAAITGAVSGDTYVKLDHGILTVNQIDMFLKAMPFELTYADDNNQFLYYNNAHQDPDTMFAKRVPPQSGSRMSTVHGSLPPARMKNVEWVIGTLRNGNQEYVRTIVPGSPAGVINTHNYQAMYYPDGSYAGINEIVFNFQPWLDWYLKETGQRLVGGSGPFAPATGGHGDADATSGASDSGDAGGHGGDADATSGASN
- a CDS encoding DUF896 family protein, which codes for MDPKKIARINELAKKKKTEGLTSAEKVEQAKLREEYIEGYRRSVRHHIEGIKVVDEEGNDVTPEKLRQVQREKGLHGRSLDDPNS
- the glyS gene encoding glycine--tRNA ligase subunit beta, with amino-acid sequence MTKNLLVELGLEELPAYVVTPSEKQLGEKMATFLKENRLSFEAIQTFSTPRRLAVRVTGLADKQSDLTEDFKGPAKKIALDSDGNFTKAAQGFVRGKGLTVEDIEFREIKGEEYVYVTKEEVGQPVEAIVPGVVDVLKSLTFPVSMHWANNTFEYIRPVHTLTVLLDEQEFDLNFLDIKGGRVSRGHRFLGQETKIQSVLSYEEDLRKQFVIADPREREQMIVDQIKAIEAEHGVRIEIDADLLNEVLNLVEYPTAFMGSFDAKYLEVPEEVLVTSMKEHQRYFVVRDQDGKLLPNFISVRNGNAEHLENVIKGNEKVLVARLEDGEFFWREDQKLVISDLVEKLNHVTFHEKIGSLREHMIRTGQIAILLAEKAGLSVDETVDLARAAAIYKFDLLTGMVGEFDELQGIMGEKYALLAGETPAVAAAIREHYMPTSADGALPESKVGAILAIADKLDTILSFFSVGLIPSGSNDPYALRRATQGVVRILDAFGWHIAMDELIDSLYSLKFDSLTYENKAEVMDFIKARVDKMMGSTPKDIKEAVLASSNFVVADMLEVASALVEASKKEDFKSSVESLSRAFNLADKAEGFDTVDPALFENEEEKALAEAVESLVLSGTANQQLEQLFALSPIIDAFFENTMVMAEDQTVRQNRLAILSQLTKKAAKLVRFNQINTK